A region of the Paracoccaceae bacterium genome:
GCTACGGCCCCGAGGATCGCGAGCGTCTGATCCTGGTCGATCTGGGGGTGACCTTTCCCGACATGGACGGGACGCCGGGGGTCGACCTGATCCTGCCCGACCTTTCCTGGCTGATCGAGAGGGCGGACCGGCTGGACGCGATCTTCATCACCCACGGGCATGAGGACCATATCGGCGCCATCGCCCATCTCTGGCCCGCGCTCAAGGCACCGATCTATGCGCGCCGGTTCACCGCCGCCCTCGGCCGCCTGAAGTTCGACGAGGCAGGCCACCCGCGCGAGGCGATCCGCACGGTCGAGGCCCGCCCTGCCGTGGTGCAGGCGGGGCCGTTCTCGGTGCAGTTTCAGCCGATCAGCCATTCGATCCCGGAATGCGCAAGCCTGGTGATCGACACGCCCGCAGGGCGCATCGTGCACTCGGGCGATTTCAAGCTCGACCCGACGCCGCTGGTCGGCGAACCCTGGGACCCCGACGCCTTTGCCGCCATCGCCGCCGAGCGCCCGGTCCATGCGCTGATGTGCGATTCCACGAATGTCTTTTCCACCCATCCCGGGCGGTCCGAGGCCAGTCTGGCCGAGGCCGTCACCGACCTGATCCGCCAGGCACCCGGCATGGTGGTGGCCACCACCTTTGCCTCGAACGTGGCGCGGCTGAAGACGCTGGCCGAGGCGGCGGTGGCGGCGGACCGATCGGTCTGCCTGCTGGGCCGCGCGATGCAGAAGATGGTCCGCACGGCCGAGGAAACCGGCGTGCTGACGGGCTTTCCCCGCATCATCACCGCCGAGGAGGCGGCCGAGGTGCCGCGCCGCAACCTGATGCTGATCGTCACCGGAAGCCAGGGCGAACGCCGTGCGGCCACGGCGCAGCTTTCGCGCGGCCGTTATCTGGGGCTGGAGATGAAGGAGGGCGACACCTTCCTGTTCTCGTCCAAGACCATCCCGGGCAACGAACGCGGCGTCCTGCAGATCATGAACGCGTTTTCCGAGATGGGTGTTGACGTGGTCGACGACCAGGGCGGGCGCTATCACGTCTCGGGCCACGCCAACCGGCCGGACCTGGCGACGGTGCACGACATCCTGAATCCGCGGATCGTGATTCCGCAGCATGGCGACCACCGCATGCTGCGGGAACATGCGAAGCTTGCGGCGGATGGCGGCCGGGCGT
Encoded here:
- a CDS encoding ribonuclease J is translated as MTNRLIYLPLGGAGEVGMNAYVYGYGPEDRERLILVDLGVTFPDMDGTPGVDLILPDLSWLIERADRLDAIFITHGHEDHIGAIAHLWPALKAPIYARRFTAALGRLKFDEAGHPREAIRTVEARPAVVQAGPFSVQFQPISHSIPECASLVIDTPAGRIVHSGDFKLDPTPLVGEPWDPDAFAAIAAERPVHALMCDSTNVFSTHPGRSEASLAEAVTDLIRQAPGMVVATTFASNVARLKTLAEAAVAADRSVCLLGRAMQKMVRTAEETGVLTGFPRIITAEEAAEVPRRNLMLIVTGSQGERRAATAQLSRGRYLGLEMKEGDTFLFSSKTIPGNERGVLQIMNAFSEMGVDVVDDQGGRYHVSGHANRPDLATVHDILNPRIVIPQHGDHRMLREHAKLAADGGRASEVVTNGMMVDLTGEMPEVVEYIEAGRTYLDGSVMIGARDGVVRDRIRMALNGHVMVTVILDEDDRPLGEAWVELMGLPPAGRNGADLGEVLERELTGFLDAAGAKMLRDDDKLDEALRRQVRQVAMNEIGKKPEVTVVISRLAEG